The Etheostoma cragini isolate CJK2018 chromosome 15, CSU_Ecrag_1.0, whole genome shotgun sequence genome window below encodes:
- the jpt2 gene encoding jupiter microtubule associated homolog 2 isoform X2 — translation MTSTNMFQGLDTGTKPSSRVLQPPGGGSSNLFGGYEDDSAASRRPNKMASKVFAPPEESQCVPKRSNPPGGKTSGIFGEPEPPARQQRPTPPGGPTSNIFGAAESARAQSHNRGHPNKPKDNLSWVPESSPSLEAKVSQPEGKVEAATPAPMPAKEEPVVVSAPPEPEPKPQSPPSSSSPPVETEVTGELKNHEPHLGPKPRSHNRVLNPPGGKSSVVFY, via the exons ATGACTTCGACAAACATGTTTCAAGGGTTGGATACTGGTACAAAACCAAGTTCGAG GGTGTTGCAGCCTCCTGGAGGTGGCTCCAGTAACCTGTTTGGTGGATATGAAGACGACTCTGCAGCATCAAGAAGACCCAATAAGATGGCTTCTAAAGTTTTTGCTCCACCAGAGGAGTCCCAGTGTGTACCCAAACGGTCCAATCCTCCAG GTGGGAAGACTAGCGGAATATTTGGGGAACCTGAACCTCCAGCTCGGCAACAGAGACCCACACCTCCTGGTGGACCAACCAGCAACATATTCGGTGCTGCAGAGAGTGCACGTGCCCAAAGCCACAACAGAGGCCACCCAAATAAGCCAAAG GACAATCTAAGTTGGGTACCTGAATCATCACCAT CACTCGAAGCCAAGGTCAGCCAACCTGAGGGGAAGGTGGAAGCTGCTACCCCAGCTCCCATGCCAGCCAAGGAAGAGCCTGTTGTTGTCTCAGCCCCTCCAGAGCCTGAGCCCAAGCCTCAGTcacctccttcctcttcttcacctCCTGTTGAGACAGAGGTGACTGGTGAGCTGAAGAACCACGAGCCTCACCTGGGACCCAAGCCTCGCTCTCACAACAGGGTCCTCAACCCCCCTGGAGGAAAGTCTAGTGTGGTATTCTACTGA
- the jpt2 gene encoding jupiter microtubule associated homolog 2 isoform X1, whose translation MTSTNMFQGLDTGTKPSSRVLQPPGGGSSNLFGGYEDDSAASRRPNKMASKVFAPPEESQCVPKRSNPPGQTTLLELGLQRQASKNQGGKTSGIFGEPEPPARQQRPTPPGGPTSNIFGAAESARAQSHNRGHPNKPKDNLSWVPESSPSLEAKVSQPEGKVEAATPAPMPAKEEPVVVSAPPEPEPKPQSPPSSSSPPVETEVTGELKNHEPHLGPKPRSHNRVLNPPGGKSSVVFY comes from the exons ATGACTTCGACAAACATGTTTCAAGGGTTGGATACTGGTACAAAACCAAGTTCGAG GGTGTTGCAGCCTCCTGGAGGTGGCTCCAGTAACCTGTTTGGTGGATATGAAGACGACTCTGCAGCATCAAGAAGACCCAATAAGATGGCTTCTAAAGTTTTTGCTCCACCAGAGGAGTCCCAGTGTGTACCCAAACGGTCCAATCCTCCAGGTCAGACCACCTTGTTAGAGCTCGGTCTGCAGAGGCAGGCCAGTAAAAACCAGG GTGGGAAGACTAGCGGAATATTTGGGGAACCTGAACCTCCAGCTCGGCAACAGAGACCCACACCTCCTGGTGGACCAACCAGCAACATATTCGGTGCTGCAGAGAGTGCACGTGCCCAAAGCCACAACAGAGGCCACCCAAATAAGCCAAAG GACAATCTAAGTTGGGTACCTGAATCATCACCAT CACTCGAAGCCAAGGTCAGCCAACCTGAGGGGAAGGTGGAAGCTGCTACCCCAGCTCCCATGCCAGCCAAGGAAGAGCCTGTTGTTGTCTCAGCCCCTCCAGAGCCTGAGCCCAAGCCTCAGTcacctccttcctcttcttcacctCCTGTTGAGACAGAGGTGACTGGTGAGCTGAAGAACCACGAGCCTCACCTGGGACCCAAGCCTCGCTCTCACAACAGGGTCCTCAACCCCCCTGGAGGAAAGTCTAGTGTGGTATTCTACTGA